The Eubacterium maltosivorans genome includes the window GCTGTGGTATGGTCGAGGCCGATGGTCTGGAAAACCATGCCCGCAAACATAAAGCTGCCGACCACCATGCCCATGAGCACTGTGCGCCTGTCAAGCCACCGGACACGCTTTAAAAAAAGGATCAGGAGTAAAATGCCTGATCCTAAAAACCGAAAGGTCATAACCCAGAGCGGTGTGATGGTCACGAGAGCCGCCTTTGACGCGATAAAGCCCACGCCCCAGATAAGGGCAACGGTTATTAGTGCCAGATCGGCAAGTTTTGTCTTTGTTTTTGTTTGCATCAATTTATACTTTTATCATTTGCAAATGGAAAATGTAGAATGCAGAATGGAGAATTATCGGAACGAATCCGTACCGGATTCGAGTAAAATTCAAATTTGCTTTAGCAAATTTGTTCTTTTAATTCTCCATTCTCAATTGTCCATTCTCCATTTCTAAAGTAAGGGCCGCCCTTACTTTAAGAAACCTTCGATAATGTGCTGTTCGGCTTCGTGCTCAGTCAGCCCCAGGGTGCGGAGCTTGATGATCTGGTCGCCGGCGATTTTTCCAATGGCGGCTTCATGGATGAGCTCGGCCTCAAGGTCGTTGGCGGTAATTTCCGGAATGGCGGAGACAACGCCCTCGTCCATGATAATGGCGTCACACTCCGAATGGCCCGCGCATTTGTTGTTGCCGTTGATCTTGGACAGGAAAAGCTGGCGGGAGCGGTCACGGGCAACAGAGCGGGAGCTCAAGGTACAGCTGGAGCCCTCGCCGTCCATATCCACCTCAAAGGCGGTTTCGGCGTACTGGTCACCGTGGGTCATGAGCTTTTCCTTGATAACCAGCTTAGCGCCCTCGCCCAGCTTGGCCGCAGATTTACGTTTGGTGGAGTCCACGCCTTTAATCTGGGTGGTATCCATTTCCATATAGCTGCCGGCCTCCTGCTCGATGTAGGTTTCTGGATTGATGACGCGTTTGCCAGTGCCTTCGCCAACGCCGATGTGCTTTTCGATGTAAAGCACCTTTGAGCCCGGCTTCAGGAAGAAACGGTGGATGCCGTTGTGCTCGGAGCCGTCGCAGCCGTCGGTGGACACGCCGCAGCCCGCCACGATGGTCACGTCTGCGTCCTCACCGATGTAAAAGTCATTGTAAACCAGGTCGTGCACACCGCTGCAGGTCACCAGGGCAGGGATAAAAACCTTGTCGTTTTTAGTGCCTGGCTGCACGATGATGTCAATGCCGGAGCCGTCCTCCTTGCTCACGATCTGGATATTATCAGTAGAGTTGCGGCCAGCGCACTGGCTGTCCTCACGGATATTAAAAGCAACGCCCTCTGGCTTGCCGTCAATGTCGGCAACGTCCTTCAGCAGCTCTCTTGCTACGTCGTTCATTGGTATTTCGTTCATATTATTCCTCCATTCTAGGACAGAAATCCACTTTGTCCGTACCGTTTAAAAGTCTTGGTAAAATGTCTTCTCTGGCCCCCTGGCTGATGATCTTGCCGTTTGCCAGCACAATGATCTCATCCGCGATGTTTAAGATGCGCTCCTGATGGGAGATGATCATGATCGAGCCATTAATTTTTTCATACATTTTCTGGAAAACAGCGATCAGGTTTTTAAAGCTCCAGAGGTCAATGCCGGCCTCTGGCTCGTCAAAGATGGACAGCTTGGTGCCGCGGGCCAGGATGGTCGCGATTTCGATACGCTTGATCTCACCGCCGGACAGGCTGTCATTGAGCTCGCGGTCAATATAGTCTCTGGCGCAGAGACCAACCTCGGATAAATACTCGCAGGCTTCCACCTGGTTGAGCGGAGAGCCCGCAGCCAGCGAGATGAGATCGTGGACGGT containing:
- a CDS encoding SufB/SufD family protein; the protein is MNDVARELLKDVADIDGKPEGVAFNIREDSQCAGRNSTDNIQIVSKEDGSGIDIIVQPGTKNDKVFIPALVTCSGVHDLVYNDFYIGEDADVTIVAGCGVSTDGCDGSEHNGIHRFFLKPGSKVLYIEKHIGVGEGTGKRVINPETYIEQEAGSYMEMDTTQIKGVDSTKRKSAAKLGEGAKLVIKEKLMTHGDQYAETAFEVDMDGEGSSCTLSSRSVARDRSRQLFLSKINGNNKCAGHSECDAIIMDEGVVSAIPEITANDLEAELIHEAAIGKIAGDQIIKLRTLGLTEHEAEQHIIEGFLK
- a CDS encoding ABC transporter ATP-binding protein — translated: MLELKNICFEVEDEKKGILKDVSLKIDSGKFVVITGPNGGGKSTLARIISGILTPTSGQILFDGQDITGLDITERAKLGISFAFQQPVRFKGITVHDLISLAAGSPLNQVEACEYLSEVGLCARDYIDRELNDSLSGGEIKRIEIATILARGTKLSIFDEPEAGIDLWSFKNLIAVFQKMYEKINGSIMIISHQERILNIADEIIVLANGKIISQGAREDILPRLLNGTDKVDFCPRMEE